Proteins co-encoded in one Phycisphaerae bacterium genomic window:
- a CDS encoding HYR domain-containing protein: MRLTTLTTLITGLSLSGLLFVEPAQAGPSDGMVVGITKIVDNGPASSRFNLVLMGDGYQQGELAQFAQDCQDFVEFMFQTPPFDENCSINVYRIDVTSTDSGADDPDTCDDGTGATADTYFDSTFCSDGVIRRLLGANNSTATDVLNAQLPEWNQALVIVNTSIYGGSGGTVGVTSVSGTWENIAIHEFGHSAFGLADEYEYWSGCGSGEAGHDNHPASEPSQPNVTIESDRNLIKWASFIDAATAMPTTENADCTMCDPQGDPFPGMQVVGAYEGAHYYHCDAYRPVFSCMMRNFAPFCPVCTARINQTLAPYAPEDTTTPPSITSFAVSGTDVDANCVGSITFFAGVSDTNYLPESGIEVTVSNPTNNATVSNVMYTVTPNGTNAFTISGSATVSNLTSCPATILVTIEATDGCGNTSMEDASANVHDRITPQVVALDSTGGEVDDNCDYVLPFSGAVTDNCCVRPEDVDVAVNVITNNATLGMVALNKSQAGATRVNFNGQVVVSDLTSCPATVRVSASTLDCCDNMSNISSVDADVVDATPPMVECPDDLVLGRGTTAICPMTPNEWLASFKATDNCDGMPTLSNNSVEQGAPCGGFPCDGTTTVTFTAEDDCGNQNSCEAKITVIPDHPGWNNYDAKITLTGNQPAYWSAASGDPLGIPPFDSLDPGCLPGRKDPEGSGDRLMRGYVLAWAVNQNGEEIRWNHLAGDALILEYRRATAAEYDAYAFQALVGENGVATGTPGQLHLDGVEYQTGFAELLFNFFATGAQINSAGPLSILTDTDLTLFPVSVDLRQENNGPVTTKANFTIWNMNEFKFSGTERCITCWDQALLRGYDAPNHFLRGNLQTDMGKARVDGLASQNCDLPDSDSQAASLLGLSIKQLRFGKALKYTAGLLTGVGNETALIQADLAGGIPPERPALGLGLDRLGGDRGTGRTVDADGSPLAGGPGAVELGRVSGSTKGSLLILSKIELRWTADGDYLVQDTFLDLINDFPAEVDVQMYFINGDPPIEP, encoded by the coding sequence GTGCGTCTCACAACGCTGACAACACTGATAACGGGATTGAGTCTTTCGGGATTGCTGTTCGTCGAGCCGGCTCAGGCCGGTCCATCGGACGGCATGGTCGTGGGAATAACGAAAATCGTGGACAACGGACCAGCGTCCAGCCGGTTCAACCTGGTCCTGATGGGTGACGGCTACCAGCAGGGAGAGCTGGCCCAATTCGCCCAAGACTGCCAGGATTTCGTGGAATTCATGTTCCAGACACCGCCGTTCGACGAGAACTGCTCGATCAACGTCTATCGGATCGACGTCACCTCGACGGACTCGGGTGCCGACGATCCAGACACGTGCGACGATGGCACCGGGGCCACGGCCGATACGTACTTCGATTCGACGTTCTGTTCCGACGGCGTGATTCGCCGTCTGCTGGGCGCGAACAACAGCACGGCCACGGACGTGCTCAACGCCCAGCTTCCCGAGTGGAACCAGGCGCTGGTCATCGTCAACACGTCGATCTACGGCGGATCGGGTGGTACCGTGGGTGTCACGTCGGTGAGCGGAACGTGGGAGAATATCGCCATTCACGAGTTCGGCCATTCGGCGTTCGGATTGGCGGACGAGTACGAGTATTGGTCCGGTTGCGGTTCCGGCGAGGCGGGGCACGACAATCACCCCGCTTCGGAGCCGTCGCAACCGAACGTGACGATCGAGTCGGACCGAAACCTGATCAAGTGGGCGTCGTTCATCGACGCGGCGACAGCAATGCCGACAACGGAAAACGCGGACTGCACGATGTGCGATCCACAAGGCGATCCTTTCCCGGGGATGCAGGTCGTGGGCGCCTATGAAGGCGCGCACTACTACCATTGCGACGCCTATCGACCGGTGTTCAGTTGCATGATGCGCAACTTCGCGCCGTTCTGTCCGGTGTGCACGGCCCGCATCAACCAGACGCTGGCACCCTACGCTCCCGAAGACACAACGACGCCTCCGAGTATCACCAGTTTTGCGGTGTCTGGGACCGATGTCGATGCGAACTGTGTCGGATCGATCACCTTCTTCGCCGGAGTGAGTGACACCAACTACCTGCCGGAGAGCGGAATCGAGGTCACCGTCTCAAATCCCACCAACAATGCCACGGTCAGCAACGTGATGTATACGGTTACGCCCAACGGGACCAATGCCTTCACCATCAGCGGCAGCGCGACGGTCTCCAACCTGACCAGTTGCCCGGCAACGATTCTGGTCACGATTGAGGCAACGGACGGCTGTGGCAATACGAGCATGGAAGATGCCAGCGCCAATGTCCATGACCGGATTACACCGCAGGTCGTAGCGCTGGATTCCACCGGCGGCGAAGTCGACGACAACTGCGATTATGTCTTGCCGTTCAGCGGCGCCGTGACAGACAACTGCTGTGTGCGGCCGGAAGACGTGGACGTTGCGGTCAACGTGATTACGAACAACGCGACACTCGGGATGGTCGCGCTGAACAAGTCGCAGGCCGGTGCCACGCGGGTAAACTTCAACGGCCAGGTCGTTGTGTCCGACCTGACGAGTTGCCCGGCTACTGTGAGGGTCTCTGCGAGCACGCTTGATTGCTGCGATAACATGTCGAACATTTCCAGCGTGGATGCAGATGTGGTTGACGCAACGCCGCCCATGGTGGAGTGCCCGGACGACCTCGTCCTTGGCCGGGGTACGACGGCCATCTGTCCGATGACACCCAACGAGTGGCTTGCCAGTTTCAAAGCCACGGACAACTGCGACGGCATGCCCACGCTGAGCAACAACTCCGTTGAACAGGGCGCGCCTTGCGGCGGATTCCCGTGCGACGGCACGACGACGGTCACGTTCACGGCCGAGGACGACTGCGGCAATCAGAATTCTTGCGAAGCCAAGATCACCGTCATTCCCGATCATCCCGGCTGGAACAACTACGACGCGAAGATCACGCTCACGGGTAACCAGCCGGCGTACTGGTCGGCCGCCTCGGGCGATCCGCTGGGCATTCCGCCCTTCGACAGCCTCGATCCCGGCTGCCTGCCGGGTCGCAAGGACCCCGAAGGCAGCGGCGATCGCCTCATGCGCGGGTATGTCCTGGCTTGGGCGGTAAATCAGAACGGCGAGGAGATCCGCTGGAACCACCTGGCGGGTGATGCGCTGATCCTGGAGTACCGCCGGGCGACGGCCGCGGAGTACGACGCATACGCGTTCCAGGCGCTGGTCGGGGAGAACGGCGTGGCCACGGGCACGCCGGGTCAACTCCATCTGGACGGCGTCGAGTATCAGACCGGCTTCGCCGAATTGCTGTTCAACTTCTTCGCCACGGGGGCCCAGATCAACTCAGCCGGTCCGCTTTCAATTCTCACCGACACGGACCTGACGCTGTTCCCAGTGAGTGTCGATCTGCGGCAGGAGAACAACGGACCTGTGACCACGAAGGCGAACTTCACCATCTGGAACATGAACGAGTTCAAGTTCTCGGGTACCGAACGCTGCATTACCTGTTGGGACCAGGCTCTTCTGCGAGGCTACGACGCCCCGAACCATTTCCTGCGTGGGAACCTGCAGACGGACATGGGCAAGGCCCGCGTGGACGGTCTGGCCAGCCAGAACTGCGACCTGCCGGATTCCGACAGCCAGGCGGCTTCGCTGCTCGGCTTGTCGATCAAGCAACTGCGGTTCGGCAAGGCCCTGAAGTACACGGCCGGTCTGCTCACGGGCGTGGGCAACGAGACGGCGTTGATTCAGGCTGACTTGGCCGGCGGCATTCCGCCGGAGCGGCCGGCGCTGGGTCTGGGGCTCGATCGCCTTGGGGGCGACCGGGGTACGGGAAGGACCGTGGACGCAGACGGTTCGCCGCTCGCGGGAGGACCGGGCGCGGTTGAACTGGGTCGCGTCTCGGGCAGCACGAAGGGCAGCCTGTTAATCCTGTCCAAGATCGAGCTGCGTTGGACGGCCGACGGTGACTATCTCGTGCAGGACACGTTCCTGGACCTGATCAACGACTTCCCGGCCGAAGTGGACGTGCAAATGTACTTCATCAACGGCGATCCGCCGATTGAGCCGTAA
- a CDS encoding redoxin domain-containing protein — MQKRYDSFRDRDIAVIAIAQEDSDLESHGRFLKHFDGEPPFDIVCDVNGEKTGRYHRTTAYLIDKEGVVRQVFPMLARSRPSWDAILNEIDRLNLGK; from the coding sequence TTGCAGAAGCGCTACGATTCCTTCCGTGATCGTGATATCGCGGTGATTGCCATTGCCCAGGAGGATTCCGACCTCGAATCACATGGGCGATTCCTCAAGCACTTCGATGGCGAGCCGCCGTTCGATATCGTCTGCGACGTAAACGGAGAAAAAACGGGTCGGTACCACCGCACCACGGCCTATCTCATCGACAAGGAGGGTGTCGTCCGGCAGGTGTTCCCCATGCTGGCCCGATCGCGCCCTTCGTGGGATGCGATCCTCAACGAAATCGACAGACTGAACCTCGGCAAGTAG
- a CDS encoding pyrroline-5-carboxylate reductase, whose translation MRATPFEIGVIGAGNAAEGIVHSILRNTVLFDERMIASDPAEARRELFARRFNIAVTDDNRNLVENSYILILAVKPQQFAEVGKGIADLIRAEHLIVSIMAGVSTATIEAAFAPTEARVVRAMPNLPVHVGAGVAGICRGKHAQEVDLLRAQRIFEAGGRCIVLDDEDLMDAVTAVSGSGPAYFYYFVEMLTAAGEQAGLSRPQAEALAKHACLGAAKMMIESGDPPNVLREKVTSPGGTTQAALETMQKHGVFDHVVEGVLAAWRRGRELGR comes from the coding sequence ATGCGGGCCACACCATTCGAAATCGGGGTTATCGGGGCGGGAAACGCAGCCGAGGGGATCGTACACAGCATCTTGCGTAACACCGTGCTCTTCGACGAGCGGATGATCGCATCCGATCCCGCCGAAGCCCGCCGGGAGCTATTCGCCCGACGCTTCAACATCGCCGTCACCGACGACAACCGCAATCTCGTCGAGAACAGCTACATCCTCATTCTTGCGGTAAAGCCGCAGCAGTTCGCCGAAGTCGGAAAGGGCATCGCCGACCTGATACGGGCGGAACACCTGATCGTGTCGATCATGGCCGGCGTCTCCACGGCGACCATCGAGGCGGCGTTCGCGCCGACCGAGGCACGCGTGGTCCGAGCCATGCCCAATCTGCCGGTGCACGTGGGGGCGGGGGTGGCGGGAATCTGCCGGGGCAAGCACGCCCAGGAAGTCGACCTGCTTCGGGCTCAGCGGATCTTCGAAGCCGGCGGGCGCTGCATCGTTCTGGACGACGAGGACCTGATGGACGCGGTGACGGCCGTGTCAGGCTCGGGTCCGGCGTATTTCTATTACTTCGTGGAGATGCTCACCGCCGCGGGCGAGCAGGCCGGACTATCGCGTCCGCAGGCGGAGGCACTGGCCAAACATGCGTGCCTGGGTGCAGCCAAGATGATGATCGAGTCCGGCGACCCGCCCAACGTGCTCCGCGAAAAGGTCACTTCCCCGGGCGGGACCACGCAGGCGGCCCTGGAAACGATGCAGAAGCACGGCGTATTCGACCATGTCGTGGAGGGCGTTCTCGCGGCGTGGCGCCGCGGCCGGGAGCTGGGGCGATAA
- the kynU gene encoding kynureninase — MCPDAFPVESAALALDADDPLAGFRERFLHPVNSSGSPTIYFAGNSLGLQPRASRVAVDEVLGSWADRAVEGHFEGARPWYSYPEYFHDSLARLVGAGPDEVVVMNTLTVNLHLLMVSFYRPTPGRHAILMEAPAFPSDTYAVKTQLHYHGFDPREALLLAEPRPGEHILRTEDIERLLEKNGDRIALVLLGGVNFFTGQVLDMARITQAAQRRGCVVGWDLAHAVGNVPLALHDWGADFAVWCSYKYLNAGPGAVAGCFVHGQHGRSAELQRFGGWWGNDPKTRFLMHLQPDFIPREGAGGWQVSNPPILSLAPLRASLDLFDEAGMSALRAKSLRLTGCLMDWIGTLSPHRFEVITPSDEASRGCQLSMLVHERPKELFRALIDEGVVCDFREPNVIRAAPTPLYNSYHDVWRFARILARHDAD; from the coding sequence ATGTGCCCTGATGCATTCCCAGTCGAATCCGCCGCTCTTGCCCTGGATGCCGATGACCCATTGGCCGGCTTCCGGGAGCGTTTTCTCCATCCGGTGAACTCGAGCGGATCGCCGACGATCTACTTCGCCGGTAATTCGCTGGGGCTCCAGCCCAGAGCATCGCGGGTGGCTGTTGACGAAGTCTTGGGAAGCTGGGCCGACCGGGCCGTCGAGGGCCACTTTGAGGGCGCCCGACCATGGTACAGCTACCCCGAGTACTTCCATGACAGCTTGGCTCGACTGGTCGGAGCCGGGCCTGATGAAGTCGTCGTGATGAACACGCTGACCGTCAACCTCCATCTGTTGATGGTCAGCTTCTATCGCCCGACGCCTGGGCGGCACGCGATCCTCATGGAGGCGCCGGCGTTTCCGTCCGACACCTACGCCGTCAAGACGCAACTGCATTATCACGGATTCGATCCGCGCGAGGCCTTGCTGCTCGCCGAGCCACGCCCCGGCGAGCACATTCTTCGTACAGAGGACATCGAGCGCCTGTTGGAAAAGAACGGCGACCGGATTGCACTCGTGCTTCTCGGCGGCGTGAATTTCTTCACGGGTCAGGTACTGGACATGGCCCGCATTACCCAGGCCGCCCAAAGGCGGGGCTGCGTTGTCGGGTGGGACCTCGCCCACGCCGTGGGCAATGTGCCATTGGCGCTTCACGATTGGGGCGCCGATTTCGCTGTCTGGTGCAGCTACAAGTATCTCAACGCTGGGCCGGGGGCCGTGGCGGGTTGTTTTGTGCACGGGCAGCACGGCCGCAGTGCTGAACTCCAACGATTCGGCGGATGGTGGGGTAACGATCCCAAGACGCGCTTCCTCATGCATCTTCAGCCCGACTTCATCCCCCGCGAAGGAGCGGGCGGTTGGCAGGTCAGCAATCCGCCCATTCTGTCGCTCGCTCCGCTTCGTGCCTCGCTTGATCTCTTTGATGAAGCGGGAATGAGCGCACTGCGCGCGAAGTCGTTGCGCCTGACGGGCTGCCTGATGGATTGGATTGGGACGCTCTCGCCGCACCGATTCGAGGTCATCACGCCGAGCGACGAAGCGTCGAGAGGGTGCCAGCTATCCATGTTGGTCCACGAACGGCCCAAGGAGCTGTTTCGAGCGCTGATCGACGAAGGCGTTGTCTGCGATTTTCGGGAGCCGAACGTGATCCGTGCCGCCCCCACGCCGCTCTACAATTCCTATCACGACGTGTGGCGCTTCGCCAGGATTCTGGCCCGTCACGACGCCGACTGA
- a CDS encoding S8 family serine peptidase: protein MLKSKKVYGTAIGLLSLTLCAFTATAWGAQPRDAAKARPEADRFGGWASDRIVVKLAPRAIERRAAGPMAHGRLPISRDRAKLNARVAGRAAAWRTQRIRRAYPFEFGNPKLAHSLGLDQFYILEVPKGTDTPAMAAEFNRLDGDIESATVDVVGGLAATFPNDANFSLQYALNNTGQVVSGIPGVADADIDAPEAWDIHTGLTGAVITIAFLDSGLNAEHEEFVGGRVLQGFNAKDPMNPTDTTDGVGHGTHVTGIATANANNGVGIAGVTWGANILPVRVVDLGGFGTAIDAAVGLTWAVDHGADICNMSLQYCSTQSAEALEMLEASAQYAKANGVLVVAAAGNRQCALGVVAFPGAYPETIAVSATTNKDLLWSGSSTGPEVELSAPGELIWSAYRLPPSSETYRYLSGTSMATPHVSGLAALVWSYAPYLSDDQLRAVLENSVDDLGTPGRDQLFGYGRINAYHALMNVPPPIDIDSSDPPADSIDARQPSDLNGSNPTGWDTVTLTFDGDATGLGAEDFEISVDPPGTAPDIDSVSVAGSEVTLFLATPVPTGAWTTFTHVGHGSSTRIGYLPGDVNGSGTTNERDVIALIDALNQPSSPLAAWSADLDRTGFDDANDVIRLLDLLLGNGSFEPYQGASLP from the coding sequence ATGTTGAAATCGAAGAAGGTTTACGGTACCGCAATCGGTCTGCTCAGTCTCACGCTATGCGCATTCACCGCAACGGCATGGGGCGCTCAGCCGCGTGACGCGGCGAAGGCCAGGCCGGAGGCGGACCGTTTCGGCGGATGGGCGTCCGATCGAATTGTCGTAAAGCTCGCGCCGCGGGCGATCGAACGCCGCGCGGCCGGCCCGATGGCGCACGGGCGTCTGCCGATTTCGCGCGACCGCGCCAAGCTGAACGCCCGAGTCGCAGGACGCGCGGCCGCCTGGCGAACGCAGCGCATCCGCCGGGCTTACCCGTTCGAGTTCGGTAATCCGAAGCTGGCGCATTCGCTGGGGCTGGACCAGTTCTACATCTTGGAGGTTCCCAAGGGGACCGATACGCCGGCGATGGCCGCGGAGTTCAATCGGCTCGACGGCGACATCGAGTCTGCCACGGTAGATGTCGTCGGCGGACTGGCGGCGACATTTCCCAATGACGCCAACTTCTCGCTGCAATACGCGTTGAACAACACGGGGCAGGTGGTTTCGGGCATTCCCGGCGTGGCCGATGCAGACATCGACGCCCCCGAAGCCTGGGACATCCACACCGGACTTACCGGCGCAGTGATCACCATCGCGTTTCTGGACAGCGGACTGAACGCCGAGCACGAGGAGTTTGTCGGTGGCCGCGTGCTACAGGGATTCAATGCCAAGGATCCCATGAATCCCACCGATACGACGGACGGGGTCGGCCATGGAACCCACGTGACGGGCATCGCCACGGCCAACGCCAACAACGGTGTCGGGATCGCCGGTGTGACGTGGGGAGCTAACATCCTTCCCGTACGTGTGGTCGATCTGGGCGGATTCGGTACTGCGATCGACGCCGCGGTCGGCTTGACCTGGGCCGTGGACCACGGGGCCGACATCTGCAACATGAGCCTTCAGTATTGCTCAACGCAGTCGGCTGAAGCGCTCGAAATGCTGGAGGCCTCGGCTCAATACGCAAAAGCCAACGGCGTGCTGGTTGTCGCCGCGGCAGGGAATCGCCAGTGCGCGTTGGGCGTCGTGGCATTCCCAGGAGCCTACCCCGAGACAATTGCCGTCTCCGCAACGACGAACAAAGACCTTCTGTGGTCCGGCTCCAGTACGGGCCCGGAGGTGGAGCTGTCCGCCCCCGGCGAATTGATCTGGTCCGCTTACCGGCTCCCACCGTCCAGCGAAACCTACAGGTACCTCTCCGGTACCTCGATGGCCACGCCCCATGTCAGCGGACTGGCGGCACTGGTCTGGTCCTACGCTCCCTATCTTTCCGACGATCAGTTGCGCGCTGTTCTTGAGAACTCCGTCGATGACCTCGGCACGCCGGGGCGCGATCAGTTGTTCGGCTATGGACGGATCAACGCCTACCACGCTTTGATGAACGTTCCCCCGCCCATTGATATCGACAGCAGTGATCCGCCGGCCGATTCCATTGATGCGCGCCAGCCCAGCGATCTCAACGGCAGCAACCCGACCGGCTGGGATACTGTCACCTTGACCTTTGACGGAGATGCGACCGGCCTGGGGGCGGAAGACTTCGAGATCAGCGTTGATCCTCCAGGCACCGCGCCCGACATTGATTCCGTCAGCGTAGCGGGAAGCGAGGTCACGCTCTTTCTTGCGACACCCGTTCCGACTGGCGCCTGGACAACGTTCACGCATGTCGGCCACGGATCATCGACGCGAATCGGATACCTCCCGGGAGACGTCAACGGCAGCGGAACGACCAACGAACGGGATGTGATCGCGCTCATCGACGCGCTGAATCAGCCGTCCTCACCCCTGGCCGCATGGTCGGCCGACCTGGACCGGACGGGTTTTGACGACGCCAACGACGTCATTCGCCTGCTCGATCTGCTCCTGGGCAACGGCAGCTTTGAACCCTATCAGGGTGCATCACTGCCGTAG
- a CDS encoding DUF167 domain-containing protein: protein METEPGAVVFSVKIVPGASRTRLLGEWENGVRIAVASPPEKGRANRELVRFLADLVGVRPQAVAVVAGHTSPRKRVRIEGIAEPELLTALG, encoded by the coding sequence GTGGAAACGGAACCCGGTGCGGTGGTCTTCTCCGTCAAGATCGTACCCGGAGCCTCGCGCACGCGGCTTCTGGGGGAGTGGGAGAACGGGGTGCGAATCGCCGTAGCGTCCCCGCCGGAGAAGGGGAGAGCCAATCGGGAATTGGTTCGATTCCTGGCCGACCTCGTCGGCGTTCGGCCGCAGGCCGTTGCGGTTGTCGCGGGACACACTTCTCCGCGAAAGCGCGTCCGCATCGAAGGCATTGCCGAGCCGGAACTCCTCACCGCGCTGGGGTGA
- a CDS encoding RNA polymerase sigma factor, with translation MNGSPESRRDQPGGGTFEQIVLPHLDAVYRIACGITGNPHEADDIVQETFVRAFRAFSQFELREHGPRPWLLRILHNVFYSARKRRNREPTLLDDVDFDHFADEINEDVSATGRSTDLDWEGFDEEIKQAVAELQPEYREVLLLWAIEGFSYKEMATICGCPMGTIMSRLYRARQLMGRKLQSFGGRRTRRGTASSEEV, from the coding sequence ATGAACGGATCGCCCGAATCGAGGCGCGATCAACCAGGCGGTGGGACGTTCGAGCAGATCGTCCTGCCCCATCTCGACGCCGTTTATCGAATTGCCTGCGGCATCACCGGCAACCCGCACGAGGCCGACGACATCGTCCAGGAGACGTTTGTCCGGGCTTTTCGAGCATTCTCGCAATTCGAGTTGAGGGAACACGGTCCGCGGCCGTGGCTGCTGCGAATACTTCATAACGTGTTCTACTCCGCTCGAAAACGCCGCAACCGCGAGCCGACACTTCTCGACGACGTGGATTTCGACCACTTCGCCGACGAGATTAACGAGGATGTATCCGCTACCGGCCGTTCGACGGACCTGGACTGGGAAGGGTTCGACGAGGAGATCAAGCAGGCTGTAGCGGAATTGCAGCCGGAATACCGCGAGGTCCTGCTGCTCTGGGCGATCGAAGGATTCAGCTACAAGGAGATGGCGACGATTTGCGGCTGTCCCATGGGAACCATTATGAGCCGACTTTATCGCGCGCGGCAACTCATGGGACGGAAGCTGCAGTCCTTCGGCGGGCGCCGTACACGCCGCGGCACGGCTTCTTCTGAGGAAGTTTGA
- a CDS encoding PAS domain S-box protein, whose translation MSGESPATGEAFFRQLCEHAGIALIACDLDLRVTVWNLAASRMFGAAADRMIGAPIASVVPQEWREEAVRLLRRAIEEGTASSVAFQHRDEGGSPRELVGNIAPIVCDKGLRSGASVWVRDITQRITLQTELTEQRKMAALGQLAGALAHHFNNILGGVITSVDFALSSNDPVLKGRVLRQTAEALQRATGLVHELLAFAEGDVRVSDRAEVTNIILDVSNEVRNELAGSDMRFRLDLAPLPAHTVGRNQLTTVLRSLLKNAVEALRGEGEVTLSARLDGREIVIDVRDTGVGIDEETRLRVFEPFFSTKDRAAEIPGKGLGLGLAVSHGIVRLMGGTIRVTSTAGIGSCFSVRLPIDSKG comes from the coding sequence GTGAGCGGCGAATCGCCTGCGACCGGCGAGGCGTTCTTCCGCCAGTTGTGCGAACACGCGGGCATCGCTCTGATTGCCTGCGACCTGGATCTTCGGGTGACGGTATGGAACTTGGCGGCGTCGCGGATGTTCGGCGCCGCGGCCGATCGCATGATCGGTGCCCCGATTGCGTCGGTCGTTCCGCAGGAGTGGCGCGAGGAGGCGGTGCGTCTGCTGCGCAGGGCCATCGAGGAGGGCACCGCATCCAGCGTGGCGTTTCAGCACCGCGACGAAGGGGGCTCGCCGCGAGAACTCGTGGGGAACATCGCCCCGATCGTCTGCGACAAGGGACTGCGCAGTGGCGCGTCGGTCTGGGTGCGGGACATCACGCAGCGGATCACGCTTCAGACCGAGCTCACCGAGCAGCGGAAAATGGCGGCGCTGGGACAACTGGCCGGAGCCCTTGCCCATCACTTCAATAACATCCTCGGAGGCGTCATCACCAGCGTCGATTTCGCGCTGAGCAGCAACGACCCCGTGTTGAAGGGGCGCGTGCTGCGGCAAACGGCGGAGGCCCTCCAGCGCGCGACCGGACTCGTCCACGAACTGCTCGCCTTTGCCGAAGGTGACGTGCGCGTCAGCGATCGGGCGGAAGTCACCAACATCATCCTCGACGTAAGTAACGAGGTGCGTAACGAGCTCGCCGGTTCGGACATGCGTTTCCGGCTTGATCTTGCCCCCCTGCCCGCGCATACCGTCGGACGGAACCAGTTGACAACGGTACTGCGGAGCCTGCTCAAGAACGCCGTTGAGGCCCTCCGCGGCGAGGGGGAAGTTACACTCTCGGCCCGGTTGGATGGCCGGGAAATCGTCATCGACGTGCGCGATACGGGCGTGGGCATCGACGAGGAAACACGCTTGCGCGTATTCGAACCCTTCTTCAGTACGAAGGATCGCGCCGCGGAGATCCCCGGCAAGGGGCTGGGGCTTGGATTGGCCGTGAGCCACGGCATCGTGCGATTGATGGGCGGGACAATTCGGGTCACTTCGACCGCGGGCATAGGATCCTGCTTTTCCGTCCGCCTTCCGATCGATTCGAAGGGTTGA
- a CDS encoding zf-HC2 domain-containing protein, with the protein MNCQGFQKYVGAFADGELDVPLNLEALEHLNVCPNCAGKVARVHGLRAALRDAYADTVAPAALHGRLRGALGLDVPRTNHSAAGGQPSARPGGLRRRWFLPMSVAAMILLAAVLVLRSGPLGGLLTATSDGSAAQFAADVRDQHALCISNNAHIESHRLADASPRLVAETLSNRLNLRVLAPDLHSSGYDLIGGRECGVRGRTAGHALYERDEGTAYLSIFSASRGPDVTPNRTAEPFGSAYYADVSEGMPTVVAWSDHGGTYAACATLPEAELVKVLAPLQGTARRWSGDAQFVAQALQIGAP; encoded by the coding sequence ATGAACTGCCAGGGGTTTCAGAAATATGTGGGGGCCTTTGCGGACGGGGAGCTGGACGTTCCATTAAACCTGGAGGCCCTCGAGCACCTCAATGTTTGCCCGAATTGCGCTGGGAAAGTCGCACGCGTGCATGGGCTGCGCGCGGCGCTGCGCGACGCATATGCCGATACCGTCGCGCCGGCCGCGCTGCACGGACGCCTGCGGGGAGCCCTGGGCCTGGACGTGCCGAGAACCAATCACTCGGCAGCGGGCGGACAGCCATCCGCTCGACCTGGCGGACTCCGCCGTCGCTGGTTTCTGCCCATGTCGGTGGCTGCGATGATCCTTCTGGCCGCGGTTCTGGTCCTGCGGTCCGGCCCCCTGGGCGGATTGCTCACCGCCACGTCCGATGGCAGCGCGGCGCAGTTCGCGGCGGACGTCCGCGACCAGCACGCCCTGTGCATTTCGAACAATGCACACATCGAAAGCCATCGGCTTGCGGATGCAAGCCCCCGGCTGGTGGCTGAGACATTGTCCAACCGGCTCAATCTGCGCGTTCTCGCGCCGGATCTTCATTCGTCAGGCTATGACCTGATCGGAGGGCGGGAATGCGGGGTGCGCGGCCGGACAGCGGGACACGCGTTGTATGAGCGTGACGAGGGCACCGCGTACCTGTCGATTTTCTCGGCAAGCCGCGGGCCGGACGTCACGCCCAACCGCACGGCCGAACCGTTCGGGTCCGCGTACTATGCCGACGTCTCGGAGGGCATGCCCACGGTGGTGGCCTGGAGCGACCACGGAGGCACCTATGCGGCGTGTGCCACCCTGCCGGAGGCCGAGTTGGTCAAGGTGCTGGCGCCGCTTCAGGGCACAGCCAGGCGTTGGTCCGGCGATGCTCAGTTCGTGGCACAGGCGCTTCAAATTGGCGCGCCTTAG